The genomic window CATGCCTCGGTGGATCCGCCTCGCTGCAGCCAGCGTTGGGAAGAGGGGCTCGCTTAGCCGTCACGGCCAAGTATCGACCGACGTGTGGTCTCGTCGGCAGGGTAGAAACATTCCAAAGTGAGTTCGGCAAGCGTCACGTCGGTCGCTGTTCCGAACACGGTCGTCGTCGAAATGAACGACAGGCGGCGTTTGGTGACCGGATCGCAGAGTGTCAGTGGCACAGCGATCGGGGGCGTGGGCGAGGGCGGGCACCGGCCTGCGGAGATCGGAAAGGCGCGAAGTTCGTCGTGCAGGGCGAACAGGACAGGATCAGCGGTGCGATCCGCAGTGTCGCGCAAGCGCGCGAGCAGATGATGGCGCCATTCGGCCAGGTTGATGATCGCTGGCGCGAGTCCTTTTGGATGCAGGCTGGCCCGCAGGACGTTGATCGGAGGGGTGAGCAACCCGGGATCGATGCCGTCCAGGAGCGCGCTCGCCGCATCGTTCGCCAGGACCAAATTCCAATGGCGGTCGACCGCCAGCGCCGGAAACGGCGAATGACCGTGCAGCACGGCCTCCACGGCCGTTAGGGCTGCTGCCATATCGGGCGCATCGATCGCGCGTTCGTCGTGGATCGGCGCGAACCCTGCGGCAAGTAAGAGGCGGTTGCGCTCGCGCAGCGGCAGCGCCAGCGGGTCGGCCAAGCGCATCAGCAGTTCGCGGCTCGGCGCCGCACGACCGCTTTCGACGAAGCTGAGGTGGCGCGTCGACACGTTCGCCTCGCCGGCGAGATCGAACTGGCTCAGTCGGCGCCGTCCTCGCCAGTCGCGCAGAAGGTGGCCAACTGTGTCCGATCTCGTGACCATATCCTCCTTCTAGCGCTGTAAGTCGCCGCCGCGCCATTACCTGCGAGGTAATCGCATGCCACGTCCGCTGCCGTCATCCTTGATGCCAACATCCAAGGAGACGAACGATGACCGATCCGACAACGCTGGCCCGCGATTATCTCGCCTTGTGGAACGACGACGACGCCACCTCACGCCGTCGCCGCCTGGCCGACGGCTGGGATCCAGATGCGCGCTACGCTGACCCCATGATGGCAGGCGAAGGTTATGATGGCATCGCGGCAATGATAGAGAAGGCACGCGAGGGTTTTCCTGGCCACGCGTTCACGCTTCGCGGCTTGCCGGACGGGCACGGCAGCTTTGTGCGCTTTTCTTGGACGCTTACGCCCGCGGGCGGCGCGCCGGTCGCGCATGGCACCGATGTCGTGCGGATCGAAGACGGCGGCCGCATCGCGGAAGTCATCGGTTTTCTCGACGGGGACGTCGCGTGAGCCCTGCCTTCGTCCCGCGTGGAGACGGCCATGCGCTCTACGTCCGCGACTGGGGCGAGGGGCCTCCCGTCGTGCTGATGGCGGGTTGGGCGATGGACGGGCGCATCTGGGGTGAGACAATGCTTCATCTCAGCGCCGTCGGACTGCGTCCGATCGCCTATGATCGTAACGGCCACGGGCGATCGACTGACCGCCCCGGCTACGACTACGACGCGCTCGCCGACGATCTTGCTGCAGTGCTGGACGCGCTCGACCTCACCGGCGCAACGCTGGTCGCGCATTCGGGCGCGGGAGGCGAGGCGATCCGCTATCTGACTCGGCGCGGGCGGGCGCGGGTCAGTCGATTAATCCTGGTCGGTGCGACCGGCCCTCGCGTCATCGGCGAAGCCGGGGTCACGGCCGAGATAGTGGACCTGCTCTGCGCGCAACTGACCACTGACCTGTCCGGGTGGATCGGCGCCAACATCGATCCCTTCGCCCCCGGTGCCCCGCCGCGCGTGAAGGACTGGATGTCAGGGATGGTCCTGGACTGTTCGCGCAGGGCGATCGTGGCGTTCCAACGCACGATCGCCGAGACGGATCTGACGGCGGACGCCGCGGCGCTCGACCTGCCCGTTACGATCATCCACGGCGACCGCGACGCTTCGGCGCCGCTCGACGTCAGCGGTCGTCGATATGCCGCGACAATTCCGGACGCCGAACTCGTCGTATACGAGGGCATCGCGCACGGCGTGATGGTGACCGACGCTCGCCGGCTGGCCGCCGACATTGCGCGACGGGTGCTCGGATGAGCGCGATCGAGCCCGCACAGGCGATTATCGCGGGGCGACTGCTCGGCTCGCCGGTCGCGCGCGCGATCGGGCTTGGCCTCGAAAGCGTGGAGACGGGCCTCGTACGCCTGCGTCTCCCCTTCGCTGAGACAAATGTCACCACCGGATCGATGGTCCATGGCGGGGTCATCGCGACGCTCGCGGACGTGGCGGCGGTAGCGGCCGCGGTCTCGTCTGCGCGAGAGCCTCCCGAAGGCGGGGCAACGAGCAGCCTCACGATCAGCTACCTCGCCCCCGCAAACGGCTGCGCGCTCGTCGCCACCGCACGCACCCTGCGCAGCGGCACCCGACAGCATGTCGTGCGGGTCGAGATCGCGTGCGATGCGCAGCGTCCGATCGCCGAAGCGCTGGTGACGGTCGTATTGGCCTGACCTGGCAAGGAGACCATCGATGCCCGAAACCTACGTCATCACCTTTCACGTGAAAGTGGATCAGGTCGCCCGCTTTCACGCATTGCTCGGCCCTGTACTAGACGCGATGCGCGACGAGGCGACGTTTGTCCACGCGGCTCTGCACGTCGATCCCGACCGGTCAGACGTGTTCCAGCTTCATGAGACCTGGATCGATCGCAGCGACGTGCTGAATGTTCAATTGCAGAGGCCCTATAGGCGCGAATGGCACGCAGCGTTGGACGACGTTCTTGCCGCGCCCCGCGAGATTGCCATTTGGCGCCTGCTGCGGTCCGACGCTCGACCACAGGCTTAGGTTTGCGCATTCCCAGGGCTTCTTTGATTCAGACGCTTGCCATCGTTCCGGATGATCGCCGAGCGGGCGCGATGTCTGCACTATAGCCTTTTAACGCCGCGGGCACTCCATACGGCCGCCACTTGCTTAGCGGGGTTCGGTGATCCTCCCTCGGTTTGGTGGACACCCATGCTAGCTTTTCGGAGCTGGAGAGGAGTGTCTGATGAGTGTTCAACGCCGGAACTTTCCGGATTCTTTCAAGCGCGAGGCCGTTGACCGCGTCGCCAACGGCGGCCTGAGCGTCGGGGCGGTGGCCCGCGAGCTTGGGCTGCACGAGACGGTGCTTCGTCGATGGATGACGCAGTTCGGGGTGCAGGCGACGGGGGCGTCGCGGCGCCCCACAACGCAGGCGTCGTCCCCGTCGCCGTCGGATCTGGCGGCGGAGGTGGCCCGGTTGCGGCGAGAGAACGGTCAGCTGCGGATGGAGCGGGACATCCTAAAAAAAGCCGCGCTCATCTTCGGAGCGGCCTCCCGATGAAGTTCGGGTTCGTCGATGAGCATCGTCAGGTCTGGCCGGTTCGCGTGATGTGCGCGGTCCTGGGCTTGTCGGCCAGCGGTTACTACGCCTGGCGCGGTCGCCCCGAGAGCCAGCGGTCTGTCGCCAATCGCGAGCTGACCGAGGATATCCGGCTGATCCATGCGGAGAGCAGCGGCTGTTACGGCTCGCCGCGCGTTCACGCCACCCTGCGGCGGCATGGGCGTCGGGTCGGTCGATCCCGCGTGGAGCGGCTGATGCGCCGCGCCGGCCTGCGGGGCTTGGCGGCCTTGCCGCGTCGCGCCCGGACGACGAACAGCCGCCACGGTTATCCCATCGCGCCCAACAGGCTGGCCCGGAACTTCGAGGCGGCGGCGCCCAACCAGGTCTGGCTCGCCGACCTCACCTACATCCCGACCGGCGAAGGCTGGCTCTATCTCGCCGCCATCCTCGACCTGCACACCCGCAAGATCGTGGGCTGGTCCATGCGCCAGACCCTGCACACCGAGATCGCCCTCGACGCCCTCAACATGGCCGTCGAACGTCAGCGCCCCGCGCCCGGCCTGATCCATCATTCGGACCGGGGCATCCAATACGCAGCCGAAGCCTATCGATCAGCCCTGGCCCGATCCGGCATCACCCCGTCGATGAGCCGAAAGGGCGACTGCTGGGACAATGCCCCGATGGAGAGCTTCTTCCACACCCTCAAGACCGAACGCGTTCATCACCGCGTCTACGCCACCCGAGACCAGGCGCGGCGAGACCTGTTCGGATACATCGAGGGCTTCTACAATCCCCATCGCCTGCACTCAGCACTGGGCTATATCAGCCCCGCTGAGGCCGAGCGCAAAGCGGCTTAACCCCGTCCACTTTTACGGGGGAAGATCATCGGAGCCATCACCATATGCTCGACATCCTTGATGCCGTCCTACGTTGGCAACAGCCGCTCAACCGAACATCTGATCCAGATGGCGCTGCATTAAGCTCAAAGCCGATTCGGCTGTTCGTTGGCCGACCAGCACGCTTGTTCCAAGGCCGTGATTTATTGCGAGCAGGCGGGCGGCCTCGAAGGCGTTGTCTAGCTCGTGCGGCAGCTCGCCGTTCGCCTGTCCCTGCTTCAGCAAGTTTGCGAGCTGCAGCTCCAGGCGATTTGGACCCTCGACGAACGGCTGTTCGGCCAGTTCGGGCTCGGTCATCGCCAGCACCGCATATGAGGTCCACACGAGGTGGAATGTCTTACGACGCTCATCCATCGGCAGTGCTTCAGTAAGCAAGGCGTCCAGGATCGAACGCACAGACTGTGGTGATTTTGATTCAGCAAGTCGGGCCGACCATCGGGCGTTGCTTTGTTCTTCGAGACGCTGGAGCGCCGCATGCATCAGTTGGGCCTTGGTCTCGAAATAGTATTGCACGAGCCGCAGCGACACACCCGCCTCAGCAGCCACCGACCGCATCGTGACAGCGTGAAGGCCGCGGCACCCTGCGACACGTACGAGCCCGTCGGCGATCACCGCGCGACGTTCAATATGATCGACAATCTTCGGCATCGGCTTCCCCGCCCCGCTTTATTGGCCATTGTGATACACATGTATCATAATGGCGTTTGGGGACGCCAGGAAACGAATGCTGATCCCATGGTGGGAGGCACGGCATCTAACATCGAGGTTCTATGACCATGAAAGACGCAGAGCCCCCCGGCGAACCACTGCCGGATATTCCGGCACGGATATGGGGCATCGCCGCTGTGACCGGCGCAGGCGCATTCATGGCGATGCTTGACTCGACCGTCGCCAATCTTGCGATCGAACCCATCCGCGCCGCCTTCGGATCGACCCTCCCGCTCATGCAATGGATCGCCACGGCGTACCTTATCGCCCTAGCCGTCTCGTTGCCCGCCGCCAGTTGGCTTGGAAACCGACTGGGATATGGGCGCGTCTGGACCGGCTCGCTGATGATATTCACCGTCGCTTCCGCGCTTTGCGCTCTTGCGCCGGAGCCATGGACGCTCATCGGCGCGCGCTTCGTACAGGGACTCGCAGCCGGATTGATGATCCCAATGGGACAAGCGGTGATCGGCGCGGTTGCGGGACCCAAACAGCTTGGCAGACTTATGGGAGCCCTTGGTTTGGTGATCAGTCTTGGACCCGCGGTGGGCCCGGCGTTCGGCGGAGTTGTGCTGGACGTGAGTTCCTGGCGATGGCTGTTCTGGATCAACGTCCCCATCGGGCTTGCCGCGCTTGTTGCCGCACGGGGTCTGGTGCCCAGCGGTGTCAAGGATCATGAACGTCCATTGGATCGACTTGGGCTTTTGCTGCTTGGCCTGGGGTTGCCGCTGTTGCTTTACGGGACCGCGGAAGTCGGTTCTGAGGAAGCCACACCTACGACGATCGTCGCGCTCGTTGCAGGTGGCGTTATGGTATCTTGGTTCGTCTTCGCGGCGAGAACTACGAAATACCCACTCATCGACCTGAGCCTGTTTCGTCGCGGCACCTTTGCGGCCGCGACGGCAACCGCCGGACTCACCGGTGCGAATATGTACGGTGGCCTTCTATTGCTGCCTCTGTATCTGCTGCTTATCGTCGGCATGGACGCCTCACAGGCCGGCGTGATGCTCCTTGCCATGGGGTTGGGCAGCGCAGCAGCGCTCTACACCGGCGGCAAGATGACCGATCGGTTTGGTGCCGGGCCTGTCGCGATCACGGGATCGATTTTGTTGGTGCTGACCACGATCCCCTTCCTCCTTCCAGGGGTTCTTTCTACGATTGCACTGGCGGCTGTTTTCGTCGCGCGCGGCGTGGGCATAGCCCTCGCGCAAATGCCTGCAATGACCGCAGCCTATGCCTCAGTCACGACGGAGGAGGTCGGGGACGCATCGACGCTGGTCAATATCGCCCAACGAATAGGTGGCGCTATAGGCGCGATCGTGGTCGTCGTGGTGCTGGCGCAGGCTGGTGGCGGGAGCGACCGCGCCAGTCACGCATGGGCATTCACGGTCCTAGCCGTCGTTTCAATTGCCACCGTCGTTTCGGCGGTCACCCTCCAACATCTCGACCGGCGAAGCAGTCAAAAGGCTGTCGCAAGCTGAGGCGGCGGCTTCTTCATATGGGCCGCGCTTACTTTGCATTAATGGCGTTATCGAGGGGGCTTAGCCATCGCGCAGAACATCGCACCATGGCGTAGAATCCGCGGGGCTGGCGGAGCGTCCGGGATTCGAACGGAGCGGTTTAGACAGCAATGCCGCTTCCCCCTAGCCAGCCTCAAGCTTCGGTTGGCGTCATCCAGTCTAAGCCCACAAGTTTGAAGCGCCGCCGGGCGGTCGCCGTGGCGTGAAGCCCGGCTTCACAGGGCATTCAGCCAAAGGCAGGTTTTTCAGATCGCATGAGCGTCTAGGTCAGCCACGTACAGGAGGCGGACATGACGAACGAAGAGGCTCGAAAGGATCGCAGGCGGCTTTTGGGCGGCCTTGCGGTCGGAACGGTCGCCGGCCTGGTCGGAGCCGCAGCGGGGGCGGCTGTCGCCCATGACGCAAACGCAGTGCCGCCACCTCGGATCGAGGGACCGAAGCGGTTCAAGGGCAAGGTCGTGCTGATCACGGGTGGCACGTCCGGGATAGGGCGGGCCTCGGTGATCGCCTTCGCGGACGAAGGCGCCAAGGTCGTCTTCTGCGGCCGCAGACGTCCGCTGGGAGCAGAGGTCGAGGCGCTTGTGCGGTCACGCGGCGGGGACGCCGCCTACGTCTGGGCGGACGTCCGACAAGACGCTTCTATCAAGGCCCTGGTCGCGGAGGTGAAGCGCCGTCACGGTCGATTGGACGTGGCGTTCAACAACGCCGGCGTCTCCGTCGGGCGACCGCTGCATGAGACCTCTGTGGCGGACTATGAGAACGTGATGGACACCAATGTGCGCGGCGTCTTCCTCTGCCTGCGCGAACAGATACCGTTGATGCTCGACCAGGGCTCGGGCGTGATCCTGATCACCTCTTCGGTCCAGAGCGTGGCGACGCGCCCCGGCAGCGCAGCCTACTCGGCCAGCAAGAGGGGGCTTTTGGGACTGATGCAGGTGGCGGCGCTGGAATATGGCGCGCGAGGTATCCGGGTGAACGCCCTGTGTCCCGAAACCGTCGATACGCCGATGGTGCGCGATCTTGGCGGAGCTGCCGATCTGCCGGATCCGGCATGGGCGATCGCCGCAAAGGCTTGGGGTCGTCAGAACGTCCCGGGCCTGGAGCGAATGGCGACGGCCGACGAGATGGCGCGAGCCGCACTGTGGCTGTCGTCCGACGAAATGTCCTATCTCAACGGCTCGGCTGTGCTGGTGGACGGCGGGATGACCTCGGCGCTGTAGTCAGATCCTTGTGAGCTGACTGGAGCGGAGGTGCTTTTGGGGGAGCCCGAAGTGGTGATCGGATGTCACGGTGCGAGGAGAGGCGAAAATGCCATTCCGAAAGGTCGCGATGACTCACTGGCTCAAAGCACTCGGGCTATGACACAGGAGGCCGAATTTCAGCATTTGCCGCCATGCTCAGGATGTTTCTGACTTCGGTTTGCATCGCTTCGTGGCTGAAATCTTTCAATGCAGCCACGGCGGCGGTCCGGACCGCCACGTCCCTGAAGAGATCCAGGGTGGCGAGAAGCGCTTCACGACTGTCAGAAAGATCAAATGACGCCCAGCACGCGTCAAGTCGCTCCTGGACGTCGATGTCCATCCAGCCTCGCATGCGGGTCCCCAGATACCTCACGTCGATTTTGTCGCCGTAACGGGCGACGTGATCCCACTCTATGAGCCGTAGCAACTCGGTCTTGAGGTCATTGTCCCGAACCTTGACGGTCCACGGTTCATCTCTGACGATGGCTTTTGCGATCATGAAGGCTGATGCATAGCCCCAGTTCAAACATTCGTCGAAAGCATCTTGATCGACCGGCACATGAGATGGCGCATCAGTTCGGAAGTCCGCAGCGTCACCATCCTTGTCGAGCAAAACCTCATACGGTCGATCGTAGACGCCGCGTTCGCCGCGCGTATCGACCAAGGTAAAATCAAGCTTGCCGCCAACGTAGTACACGAGGCGCGTTGGCTGGTTGTCGCCGTTTTCCAGCCGCTCGACGGCGAGTACGTCACCCAGCCGACTCCACCAGGAATCATCCCGTTCAAGCGTTTCGATATCGCGTACATGAATTTCCAGATCGCGATCGGAAAGCGGATGGGCAGTCGCGGATGCGGCCGAACCCGTGAGCACAACACAGCGCACTGTCTCCGTTCGGTCCGCCCACGCCAGTAATGATTTGAGCGCACTGTCATAGTCCACGAACGTTTCTCCGATGCCAGTTTCATCTATCGAAGGACACACCATCATCCTCGACGGCTGGCAGGTTCAAGCGGCACTTTTGTGACCTGATCGGCATCGGGATCCGGCTCAGGATGAGGCCACCGCATCGGTAAGCTTGAACCGGTTTCGAGCAAAGCCGGCGAAGGCCTTGAGGGTCGGTGATCCTTGACGATGACGAGGATAGTAGAGATGGACCCCGTCGCTCGAGGGCATTGAATCTTCCAGTAGAGAGATGAGCTCCCCTCTGCCGATCGCGGCCGCGACGAGCGGTGCCGCGCTATAGGCCAGCCCGAGACCTGCCCGTGCGGCGGCCAGATTGGCCTCGGTCATATCGACGACCATGCCGCCGGAGACAGACACTGACAGAGGGCGGTCCCCCTGCACGAACTCCCAACGATAAATCTCGCCTGACGACGCGGAGCGCACCCGGATGCAACGGTGGTCTGCGAGGTCCCTGGGGTGGACGGGCGTCCCATGACGAGCAAGGTAGGCTGGCGACGCCACCACGGCGAACGGGAAAGGCGGCGAAAGCCGAACGGCGACCATGTCGAGCGCGACGAGTTCGCCCAGGCGGAACCCGCCGTCGAAACCGTCGCGAACGACATCGACCATCCGGTCGTTGGCGCTTAACTCGATCTCGACGTCAGGGTGTTCGGCGCAGAACGGACCTACGACGGCGTCGATCAACAACGGCGCGAGAACCGAGGGCGTGGTGAAGGCGAGGCGTTGAGCGGCTCCGGCATTCACCTGAACAGCCGCAAAAGCTTCGGAAAGACCCTTCAGCACGGGTTCGACCTCACTCAGAAACGAGCGTCCGGCTGTCGTCAGGGCCGTGCTTCGCGTCGTACGGGTCAGGAGGGCGACCTTGAGGTCCGCTTCGAGTTCCCGCACGGCCTGGCTGACAGCTGATACGGAGAGGCCAAGACGATCCGCAGCCGTACGAAAACTGCCCGTTGTGGCGACGGCGACGAACGCCTTGGCTCCCTTGAGTTGCCGGGGCCCGATGGTCAGATTTGACGTCATGGGTATGTGCTCACGCGACAGGACAGGCGCCGCCGATCTCCGTCATAACGAACGCAGCGTGTTGGGGCTATTCCAGCGCCTTGGAGCCAGACCACATGCCGTGCGGCATGCCTCGCACGCTGGACGGCAGACTGCGCGGAGCGGGGGCTTGGCCTCTTTGAGGGCGGCAAGCACCCGATCGATCAGAGAGGTCCGACGGGCCGGGAGCGAGCTCAATCGGGAGCAAATGCCGGCGCCTTGGCAAAGAGGGTGATCAGGTGGTCCGCCACCGCGCGGACGGCGGGCGACTTGCGGATATCGGCATGGGTCACCAGCCAGATCGTGCGGACCGGCGGGGTGGCGTCCGGATCGACCGGGACGAGCTCCGGATCCGGGGCGGCCATGAACCGGGGCAGCATGGCGACGCCCAGGCCAGAGCGGGCCGCGGCAATCTGGCTGTTGACGTCGCTGGAGCGCATCACGACCGCTCGATCGCCCGCGTAGCGCTCGAACCAGTGATGGTGCGGAACATGAGCCAGGGCGGCGTCGTAGCCGATGAAGGTCCAGTCGGTCGGCGGCATGGCGGCCATCAGTGGCGCCGCATAAAGACCCAGATGCACCGCGCCGATCGCCCGGGCGATATGGGACAGATGGTCGGGGCGAACCAGACGCACGGCGATGTCCGCCTGACGCTGTTCCAGCGAAACCAGGCCGACGTCGCCGGACAGGGACACCGCCAGACCGGGGTAGCGTTCCCGCAACGACCCCAGGCTCCCGGCAATGAAATGCGACGCGAGTACCGGCGGTGCGCTGATGGTCACCGTCCCGCTCAGGGAGGTCGAGGCGTCGCGGGCGCGGCGTTGCAATCGCTCTGCCGCGTCGGCCATGCTTCGTGCCAGTTCGGCAAACTCCGCGCCGACGTCGGTCAACGGCGTGCCTTTCGGCAATCGATCGACCAGCCGGACGCCCAGTTCTGCCTCCAGACTGGCCAGACGTCGACCGACCGTCGCGTGATCGACACCCAGTCGGCGCGACGCGGCTGTCAGCGAGCCTGTATCGGCCACAGCGACGAAAATCCTCAGATCATCCCAGTTCAACATCGGTGCAAGATTGCACATCTGAGGTGCGGTGATGAGCAGTTTGTCTGGGGCCCGGTCTGACCGATCTAGGAAGATCAATCATAAGGACCTCCCCCATGCGCCTCGCCGCCAGCCTGTTCGCCATCACCGCAATCCTGGCCGGAACGGCGCATGCCGAACCCGCGGATCCTCTCCAGCTCTACACCCTCGACTGCGGCACATTGGAGCTTCAGGACATGGCTATGTTCTCCGACACCGGGGAACATGCCGGTGAACCCGGCGTCATGGCCGTGCCCTGCTATCTGATCCGGCACGGCGACGACTGGTTGTTGTGGGATACGGGTCTGGGCGACGATCTGGCGGCTCTTCCAGAGGGCAAGGATCAGCTAGGCGGTCGTTGGACGGTGCGCCGCACCCTGACGTCCCAACTCGCCGACCTCGGCCTGGTGCCGCGAGACATCGACTACGTCGCCCTGTCGCATCTGCATGCCGATCACAGCGGCAATATCGGCCTGTTCCCCGCCTCGACCTGGCTGCTGCCCGCCGAAGAACTGCGCTGGGGTGCGGCGGCGCCCGCGCCGCTCGGCGTCGATGCGGCCCTGGTGGCGCAAATCCCCAAGGACAAGCTGCGGTTTCTGGACGGCGATCATGACGTCTTCGGAGATGGCCAGGTCATGATTCTGCGTGCGCCGGGCCACACGCCCGGCCATCGCATCCTGCTCGTCAAGCTTCCAAAATCCGGGCCGGTCCTCCTGTCCGGAGACCTCTTCCATACGCGCGAGAACTACGAGCAGTCCCGGGTGCCGACGGTGAACGTCGATCGCGCCGATACCCTGGCCTCGATCGATCGTTTCGCCGGCCTGGCCGCCTTCCTCCACGCGCGGGTGGTGGTTCAGCACGCGCCTGAGGACTTCGCCGCCATGCCGGTCTTTCCGGCCTTTCTGGATTGAAGCGGCTGAGGACGTCGCTGCCCAGTTGTGGGGGCGGCTCAGACAAACACACAACACCTGGAAGGATAGACGATGGCTGAAACCATGAAGCGCTGGGAGATGTCGGCGATCGGACGGGAGCATCTGGCCCTGACCGAGGTCGCTATCCCCAAGGCGCGTGCGGGCGAGGTGCTGGTGCGCGTCCATGCCGTCTCGCTCAACTATCGCGACAAGCTGGTGATCGAGACGGGAATGGGGTTGCCTCTCGCCTTTCCCTTCACACCGGGGTCCGATCTGGCCGGTGAAGTGGTCGGGATGGGCGAGGGCGCCGATCGGTTCGCGGTCGGCGATCGGGTCATTTCCACTTTCACCCCCGGATGGTTGGACGGCCGGCCCGCCGGCGATGCGCGCCATCCGCCGTACAAGACCCTGGGCGGGGCCTGGCCGGGCGTGCTGTCGCAATATGTCGCCTTCCCTCAGGACTGGTTCGTCCGATCGCCCGAAACCCTCGACTTTGTCCAATCGAGCACCCTGCCATGCGCCGGCCTGACGGCCTGGTTCGCCCTGGTCGAGCGCGGTGATCTCCAGTCCGGACAGACGGTGGCGTTGCAAGGAACCGGGGGCGTGTCTCTTTTGGCGTTACAGATCGCCAGGTCCCGTGGAGCCCGGGTCGTCATCTCGTCCGGCGACGATGAGAAACTCGCCCGCGCCGTCGCCCTGGGCGCCGATCTCGGCGTCAATCGTCACGATGAAGACTGGGTGGAGGCTGTCCGCACCTTCACCGACGATGCCGGGGCGGATCACATCCTCGAACTGGTGGGCGGCGCTCATCTGAACCGCTCGCTGGAGGCCGTTGCCGTCCAGGGGCGGATATCCCTGATCGGCGTCCTCGACGGCTTCGACTTCTCCGGCTCGTCCGGACTGCTGATCACCAAGTCTCCCGTGATCCAGGGGATCAACGTCGGCCATCGCCGCGCCCTGGAGGATTTCGTGGCCGAGATCGACCGGATCCAGCTGAAGCCGGCCGTCGATACGGTCTACCCGCTCGCTGAACTCCCTGCAGCGCTCGACCATCTCGATCGTGGTGCCTTCGGCAAGATCGTGATCACCCTGGTTTGATGGGACCGATCTTGGGCGACGCCGACGTCTGAGGACGGATCAGCGTGGTCAGCGTCATGCTAGTCTCTCGACCGCGATCGTGGATGGCCATAGGGAGTCTCGGTGTCCAGCAGTCGGTCAGACCGTCGCGCCGTCCGGAGCGGTGAAACGATCGTCAAGAACATCGCCCGTGTTCCGAACGGCCGCGGGTTCAAAGATCAGGATCTCGGCCTCCTCGTCGGCGGCTGTCCGGTGCTCGACACCATGGGGCACGACCACAAACTCGCCGGGTCCCATCTCGACGATGCGATCGCGAAACTCGATGCGAAAGCGGCCCTTCCAGACGAGAAACATCTCGTCCTCATGCTCATGCCGATGCCATGGGAACGTCCCGGAGACCTTGACCAGCTTGACCTCCTGACCGTTGAGCTCCGCAACCACCTTTGGCCGCCAATGCTCCTGGAACAGGGCGAACTTCTCTTCGATCACAACCTTCTGCATGGTCAACTCCTGTAGGTTATGGCGGGCGTGGGGCGGTTCGTAGGGCTTCGGGATCCGGGTACGACCGACGGCGTGGCGGCTGGGTATCGGTTCAGCGCTTGTGCTGCCTGGATGCAGGTGGGGACCGGCGATCGTATGGCAAGACCGGCCTGCCCGGGATGCTCGATCGGGAACCGGGCATAGGCGCACGTTGTAACACGCGCGCCCTCAGGTCGCTGTCGGCGCAGGACGGCATGATGGAATGTTCTATGTCTGGGAGCCTGTCAGCTGCTCCACCAGGAAGTCGATAAAGACCCGTACGCGAGCGGGTGTGTTGCTCCCTCCGACGAAGACCGCGTGTATCGCCTCGCGGTCGCCGGGATTGAAGGCTTCCAGCAAGGGGACAAGCCGTCCCTCGCGGATATCGTCCTCGGCGCTGAAGGCCCCGACACGGGTGATCCCCACCCCGTCACGCGCCAACTGGGTCAGGGTCTCGCCGTTGTTGGCCTCAGCCGGCCCCTTGACCGTGAGGGCGAAATCGACACCGTCGCGGCGGAACGGCCAGACCGGTTCGGCGCGGCGGAAGCTGAAGTTCAGACAGTCGTGGTCG from Brevundimonas fontaquae includes these protein-coding regions:
- a CDS encoding LysR substrate-binding domain-containing protein is translated as MTSNLTIGPRQLKGAKAFVAVATTGSFRTAADRLGLSVSAVSQAVRELEADLKVALLTRTTRSTALTTAGRSFLSEVEPVLKGLSEAFAAVQVNAGAAQRLAFTTPSVLAPLLIDAVVGPFCAEHPDVEIELSANDRMVDVVRDGFDGGFRLGELVALDMVAVRLSPPFPFAVVASPAYLARHGTPVHPRDLADHRCIRVRSASSGEIYRWEFVQGDRPLSVSVSGGMVVDMTEANLAAARAGLGLAYSAAPLVAAAIGRGELISLLEDSMPSSDGVHLYYPRHRQGSPTLKAFAGFARNRFKLTDAVASS
- a CDS encoding SDR family NAD(P)-dependent oxidoreductase, whose protein sequence is MTNEEARKDRRRLLGGLAVGTVAGLVGAAAGAAVAHDANAVPPPRIEGPKRFKGKVVLITGGTSGIGRASVIAFADEGAKVVFCGRRRPLGAEVEALVRSRGGDAAYVWADVRQDASIKALVAEVKRRHGRLDVAFNNAGVSVGRPLHETSVADYENVMDTNVRGVFLCLREQIPLMLDQGSGVILITSSVQSVATRPGSAAYSASKRGLLGLMQVAALEYGARGIRVNALCPETVDTPMVRDLGGAADLPDPAWAIAAKAWGRQNVPGLERMATADEMARAALWLSSDEMSYLNGSAVLVDGGMTSAL
- a CDS encoding LysR family transcriptional regulator yields the protein MIFLDRSDRAPDKLLITAPQMCNLAPMLNWDDLRIFVAVADTGSLTAASRRLGVDHATVGRRLASLEAELGVRLVDRLPKGTPLTDVGAEFAELARSMADAAERLQRRARDASTSLSGTVTISAPPVLASHFIAGSLGSLRERYPGLAVSLSGDVGLVSLEQRQADIAVRLVRPDHLSHIARAIGAVHLGLYAAPLMAAMPPTDWTFIGYDAALAHVPHHHWFERYAGDRAVVMRSSDVNSQIAAARSGLGVAMLPRFMAAPDPELVPVDPDATPPVRTIWLVTHADIRKSPAVRAVADHLITLFAKAPAFAPD
- a CDS encoding DHA2 family efflux MFS transporter permease subunit; amino-acid sequence: MTMKDAEPPGEPLPDIPARIWGIAAVTGAGAFMAMLDSTVANLAIEPIRAAFGSTLPLMQWIATAYLIALAVSLPAASWLGNRLGYGRVWTGSLMIFTVASALCALAPEPWTLIGARFVQGLAAGLMIPMGQAVIGAVAGPKQLGRLMGALGLVISLGPAVGPAFGGVVLDVSSWRWLFWINVPIGLAALVAARGLVPSGVKDHERPLDRLGLLLLGLGLPLLLYGTAEVGSEEATPTTIVALVAGGVMVSWFVFAARTTKYPLIDLSLFRRGTFAAATATAGLTGANMYGGLLLLPLYLLLIVGMDASQAGVMLLAMGLGSAAALYTGGKMTDRFGAGPVAITGSILLVLTTIPFLLPGVLSTIALAAVFVARGVGIALAQMPAMTAAYASVTTEEVGDASTLVNIAQRIGGAIGAIVVVVVLAQAGGGSDRASHAWAFTVLAVVSIATVVSAVTLQHLDRRSSQKAVAS
- a CDS encoding aminoglycoside 6-adenylyltransferase → MDYDSALKSLLAWADRTETVRCVVLTGSAASATAHPLSDRDLEIHVRDIETLERDDSWWSRLGDVLAVERLENGDNQPTRLVYYVGGKLDFTLVDTRGERGVYDRPYEVLLDKDGDAADFRTDAPSHVPVDQDAFDECLNWGYASAFMIAKAIVRDEPWTVKVRDNDLKTELLRLIEWDHVARYGDKIDVRYLGTRMRGWMDIDVQERLDACWASFDLSDSREALLATLDLFRDVAVRTAAVAALKDFSHEAMQTEVRNILSMAANAEIRPPVS